A genomic segment from Desulfurispirillum indicum S5 encodes:
- a CDS encoding NGG1p interacting factor 3 protein, NIF3 has translation MYKLSYYVPVSYLESTKQALFDAGAGRVGNYDSCCWQTPGQGQFRPLVGSTPYRGVPGQLELVDEYKVEMICVQSSLENALGALRAAHPYEEPAIDVVRLESVP, from the coding sequence ATGTACAAGCTTTCATACTACGTGCCCGTCAGCTATCTGGAATCCACCAAACAGGCGCTCTTCGACGCCGGTGCCGGCAGGGTGGGCAATTATGACTCCTGTTGCTGGCAGACACCGGGCCAGGGGCAGTTCCGCCCCCTGGTGGGCAGCACCCCCTACCGTGGCGTGCCCGGACAGCTGGAACTGGTGGATGAGTACAAAGTGGAGATGATCTGCGTGCAGAGCAGCCTGGAAAACGCTCTGGGCGCCCTGCGGGCGGCCCATCCCTACGAGGAGCCCGCCATTGATGTGGTGCGCCTCGAGTCAGTTCCCTGA
- a CDS encoding outer membrane beta-barrel protein — translation MNLPLRLLLPILCLVSMSAMAQANTGQIEIFSGYNAYDKGMDSSYPFGLRVGSELQPGLQAEVGYMYMGKSVNSSAAGRYRYETATFMLGARGAWQYDEEVPIRVIGRVGLGIYENSLRADWFSGERSSSGEGLYVGVGVEVLLNASSTFFVEWQRHQVHSIHPVQVLMGFGRRF, via the coding sequence GTGAATCTTCCTCTCAGGCTGCTGCTCCCCATCCTGTGCCTAGTGTCCATGAGCGCCATGGCGCAAGCGAATACCGGCCAGATCGAAATTTTCAGCGGCTACAATGCCTACGACAAGGGCATGGACAGCAGTTACCCCTTTGGGCTTCGCGTCGGCAGCGAGCTGCAGCCGGGGCTGCAGGCGGAAGTCGGATACATGTACATGGGCAAATCAGTGAACAGCAGCGCTGCCGGAAGGTATCGCTATGAAACGGCGACGTTCATGCTGGGAGCCAGAGGAGCCTGGCAGTACGATGAGGAGGTGCCCATACGCGTCATTGGACGGGTGGGGCTGGGTATCTACGAAAACAGCCTGCGGGCCGACTGGTTCAGTGGCGAGCGCAGCAGCAGCGGCGAAGGCCTCTATGTGGGCGTGGGTGTGGAAGTACTGCTGAACGCCAGCAGCACGTTTTTTGTGGAGTGGCAACGGCACCAGGTCCACAGCATTCACCCCGTTCAGGTGCTCATGGGCTTTGGCAGAAGGTTCTGA
- a CDS encoding S8 family serine peptidase: MKFPIRLSCLIAIFCQWAAAQAPIEHIIIKPTPGALATSLSAIHQNESLKAAAPSLEFDSALAGGAYRLRLPYAMSPAEAEAYVLSLHSHLDLEYAEPDWRVYPAVIPNDSYYQHEQWNLHSPNISNYGIDMPGAWAITTGSAEITVAVIDTGIVSHEDIEDNRILPGLNLQNKLLAPIDPDGGDVHGTHVTGIIAAQSDNGIGIAGIDWNAQILPVRAIGFNFGSITTLSEGIRWAAGDDSVYNSTVNLNVANVINLSVQTDGDRECSSTLQDAINFAVANDIIVVAAAGNFNLDSTGTSPANCKNVISVGATTYDGNRASYSNYGNMVTLSAPGGAIVGNYKILSTMSNNNYGYLSGTSMAAPHVAGVISLMLAANPLLSQEDIELILIGSATLFPADSDCHSKGCGAGILNAHRALEFASTYDEHLRSLLQNYARLVKNTDYSNLVGQHEKLQAEYEQLQQQILEQEQLQQSQQERIEKRLLGSSGSSSSGGCGAGSSSDATLPAAFSLAGIYLLRPRRNP; encoded by the coding sequence ATGAAATTTCCCATTCGCCTGAGTTGCCTGATCGCCATATTCTGCCAATGGGCAGCGGCCCAGGCTCCCATAGAACATATTATCATCAAGCCGACTCCAGGAGCACTGGCCACATCCCTGTCGGCCATCCATCAGAACGAATCCCTGAAAGCCGCTGCCCCCTCCCTGGAATTTGACAGCGCCCTTGCCGGCGGAGCCTACCGGCTGCGCCTGCCCTATGCCATGTCGCCAGCCGAAGCCGAAGCGTATGTGCTGAGCCTGCACAGTCACCTTGACCTGGAATATGCCGAGCCGGACTGGCGGGTGTATCCGGCGGTGATACCCAATGATTCTTACTACCAGCATGAACAATGGAATCTGCATTCCCCAAACATTTCCAACTACGGTATCGACATGCCCGGAGCATGGGCGATCACCACGGGCAGTGCAGAAATTACGGTCGCAGTTATCGACACGGGAATTGTGTCACATGAGGACATTGAAGATAACAGAATACTGCCAGGATTAAACCTTCAAAACAAGCTACTTGCTCCTATTGACCCAGATGGTGGTGACGTACATGGCACCCATGTTACAGGGATAATTGCAGCGCAAAGTGACAATGGTATAGGTATTGCCGGTATAGACTGGAATGCTCAAATATTACCAGTCAGAGCTATTGGATTTAATTTTGGAAGTATAACAACACTCTCTGAGGGGATTCGATGGGCGGCAGGGGATGATTCAGTCTATAACTCAACAGTAAACTTAAATGTTGCCAATGTAATTAACCTAAGCGTGCAAACAGATGGTGATCGTGAGTGCTCAAGCACTCTTCAGGATGCTATCAATTTTGCTGTTGCGAATGACATAATTGTTGTTGCTGCTGCTGGAAATTTTAATTTAGATTCAACAGGTACTTCGCCAGCTAACTGTAAAAACGTAATTTCTGTCGGAGCAACCACATATGATGGCAACCGTGCTAGCTATAGCAATTATGGCAATATGGTGACTCTAAGTGCTCCAGGTGGCGCTATCGTAGGCAACTATAAAATCTTATCCACCATGTCAAATAATAATTATGGCTACCTTTCCGGCACGAGCATGGCCGCGCCCCATGTGGCCGGGGTCATCTCCCTGATGCTGGCGGCGAACCCCCTGCTCTCTCAGGAGGATATTGAACTGATCCTCATCGGCAGTGCCACCCTGTTCCCGGCAGATTCCGACTGCCACTCCAAAGGCTGTGGCGCTGGAATTCTCAACGCCCACCGCGCCCTGGAGTTTGCCAGCACCTATGACGAGCACCTGCGCAGCCTGCTGCAGAATTATGCCCGTCTGGTCAAAAACACAGACTACAGCAACCTTGTCGGTCAGCATGAAAAGCTGCAGGCGGAGTATGAGCAGCTGCAGCAGCAGATTCTGGAGCAGGAGCAACTGCAGCAGTCCCAGCAGGAGCGTATTGAAAAACGGCTGCTGGGATCGTCAGGTTCATCGTCCAGTGGCGGCTGCGGCGCGGGGAGTTCTTCCGACGCCACCCTGCCGGCGGCCTTTTCCCTGGCCGGTATCTATCTCCTGCGACCTCGGAGGAATCCGTGA
- a CDS encoding HD-GYP domain-containing protein — MRLMHDYHNQFDREPGMKRELSPDQMLKVIFEYVAKISNEKQVDRILMLMADMGRQLVVADRCTLWLLDEQSGELWTKVAHGIPPIRIPAGTGVVGHSMSSGEDIIINDAYADARFNQEVDKQTGYRTRNIIALPIRNNDGDIIGAYQAINKLTSQGYFTDKDREHLGLAASYSGKALESALLYQEIEDTQKEIIFTMAEVGESRSKETGNHVKRVAEYSYVLARGMNMDEREREILRMASPMHDIGKIGIPDAILKKPGKLTDEEFNVIKSHSTMGYEMLRKSRRSILKAAATVAHEHHEKFNGRGYPRGLAGEEIHLFGRITALADVFDALGSDRVYKAAWPLERILNLFKEERGQHFDPNVVDAFFENLKDILEIRDTFQDTMPESSNGGADQ; from the coding sequence ATGAGACTTATGCACGACTACCACAACCAGTTTGACCGCGAGCCAGGCATGAAGCGTGAACTCTCACCCGATCAGATGCTGAAAGTCATCTTCGAGTATGTGGCGAAAATCTCCAATGAAAAGCAGGTTGACCGCATCCTGATGCTGATGGCAGACATGGGCCGCCAACTGGTGGTTGCCGACCGCTGCACCCTGTGGCTCCTGGACGAACAGAGCGGTGAACTCTGGACCAAAGTCGCCCATGGCATTCCTCCCATTCGCATTCCGGCCGGCACTGGCGTGGTTGGGCACTCCATGAGCAGTGGTGAGGATATCATCATCAACGACGCCTACGCCGACGCCCGCTTCAACCAGGAAGTGGACAAGCAGACCGGCTACCGCACCCGCAATATTATCGCCCTGCCCATCCGCAATAACGATGGCGATATCATCGGCGCCTACCAGGCCATCAACAAACTCACCTCCCAGGGATATTTCACCGACAAGGACCGCGAGCACCTGGGCCTGGCGGCTTCCTACTCCGGCAAAGCCCTGGAGTCGGCCCTGCTCTACCAGGAAATCGAAGACACCCAGAAGGAGATCATCTTCACCATGGCCGAAGTGGGCGAAAGCCGCTCCAAGGAGACCGGTAACCACGTCAAGCGGGTGGCGGAATATTCCTATGTGCTCGCCCGTGGCATGAATATGGATGAACGGGAACGCGAGATCCTGCGCATGGCCTCCCCCATGCACGATATCGGCAAGATCGGCATTCCCGACGCCATCCTGAAAAAACCCGGCAAACTTACCGATGAGGAATTCAACGTCATCAAGAGCCACTCCACCATGGGCTACGAAATGCTCAGGAAGTCGCGCCGCTCCATCCTCAAGGCCGCCGCCACCGTGGCCCACGAACACCACGAGAAGTTCAATGGCCGTGGCTATCCCCGCGGTCTGGCCGGCGAGGAGATCCACCTCTTCGGGCGCATCACCGCCCTGGCCGACGTCTTCGACGCCCTTGGCAGCGACCGGGTATACAAGGCCGCCTGGCCACTGGAGCGCATCCTCAACCTCTTCAAGGAGGAGCGGGGCCAGCACTTTGACCCCAATGTGGTGGATGCCTTCTTCGAGAACCTCAAGGATATTCTTGAAATCCGCGATACCTTCCAGGACACCATGCCCGAATCTTCCAATGGCGGGGCAGACCAGTGA
- a CDS encoding long-chain-fatty-acid--CoA ligase: MHIFHYVERAAQTSPSKTFLKFEKERISFRQFHRETERLASLLRQHGVQPGDRVALLMENHPHFVISLFAIVRLQAIFIPINTFLKHEEVEHILDDATPRLLICGGRFSRIGAHASNKGIPVLYGGKESESRTPHILGTPTTAELPALDVQEASQDVAFLLYTSGTTGQPKGVMLTHANLSANLASIDRAFSPVVNSRRRFLLFLPLFHTFPLTANLLLPLYFGCTIRMFASLRPFSPIFRSLLTERMDVFIAVPAIYSVLARTKIPWYVRMLLGKKLYISGGSPLHEDTWTTLQAKLPGMVLEGYGLSECSPVVAFTPPGKPKVRSVGPALPDVEVKVVDEDLCELPRNVDGELIVRGPNVMKGYYNRPEETASTIINGWLRTGDIARIDEDGYIYIVDRLKDLIITKGMNIYPREIEEVLYQHGAVEHAAVIGIPDEHLDEIAVAYVVLNSEYPGKIDELILKKYLRQHMANYKVPKQIHFIDEIPLNAAGKVMKRFLKEEVLAALDYVKNHTGAESVNAADPQSTVQPLPETPAEDKKTDANRNEE; encoded by the coding sequence ATGCATATTTTTCACTATGTTGAGCGGGCTGCCCAGACAAGTCCGAGCAAAACTTTCCTCAAATTTGAAAAGGAGCGCATATCCTTTCGCCAGTTCCACAGGGAAACAGAGCGTCTGGCCAGCCTGCTGCGCCAGCACGGCGTCCAACCCGGCGACCGCGTCGCGCTCCTCATGGAGAATCACCCCCACTTCGTCATCAGTCTTTTCGCCATAGTCCGCCTCCAGGCCATCTTCATCCCCATAAACACTTTCCTCAAGCACGAGGAGGTGGAGCATATCCTCGACGACGCCACGCCCAGGCTGCTGATTTGCGGGGGCCGCTTTTCCCGCATCGGAGCCCATGCTTCCAACAAAGGCATTCCCGTACTCTATGGTGGCAAGGAGAGCGAATCGCGCACCCCCCATATCCTTGGCACACCAACAACCGCTGAACTGCCAGCCCTGGATGTGCAGGAGGCGTCCCAGGATGTGGCTTTCCTGCTCTACACCTCCGGCACGACAGGACAGCCCAAAGGGGTCATGCTGACCCATGCCAACCTCAGCGCCAACCTGGCCTCCATCGACCGCGCATTTTCGCCGGTTGTCAATTCCAGGCGTCGGTTCCTGCTCTTCCTGCCCCTGTTCCACACCTTCCCCCTGACGGCGAACCTCCTGCTGCCGCTCTACTTCGGCTGTACCATCCGCATGTTTGCCAGCCTGCGCCCCTTTTCGCCGATTTTCCGCAGCTTGCTGACAGAGCGCATGGACGTCTTCATTGCCGTACCCGCCATCTATTCCGTGCTCGCGCGCACGAAAATCCCCTGGTACGTGCGCATGCTGCTGGGCAAGAAGCTGTACATATCAGGAGGCAGCCCACTGCACGAAGATACCTGGACCACCCTGCAGGCAAAGCTGCCGGGGATGGTACTGGAAGGGTACGGCCTGAGCGAGTGCTCGCCCGTGGTCGCCTTCACACCGCCGGGCAAGCCCAAGGTCCGCTCCGTCGGACCAGCCCTGCCCGATGTGGAAGTCAAGGTAGTGGACGAGGACCTTTGCGAGCTGCCACGGAATGTGGATGGCGAGCTGATCGTGCGGGGACCGAACGTCATGAAGGGATACTACAACCGACCGGAGGAGACCGCCTCCACCATCATCAACGGCTGGCTGCGCACCGGCGATATTGCCAGAATCGATGAAGATGGCTATATCTACATTGTCGACCGCCTCAAGGATCTCATTATCACCAAGGGAATGAATATCTACCCCCGTGAAATCGAAGAAGTCCTCTACCAGCATGGAGCCGTGGAGCACGCTGCCGTGATCGGTATTCCCGATGAACACCTGGATGAAATTGCCGTGGCCTATGTGGTTCTCAACTCAGAGTATCCAGGCAAGATTGATGAACTGATCCTCAAAAAATACCTGCGCCAGCATATGGCCAATTACAAGGTGCCAAAGCAGATTCACTTTATCGACGAAATCCCGTTGAATGCGGCTGGCAAGGTCATGAAGCGTTTCCTCAAGGAAGAAGTGCTGGCCGCGCTGGACTATGTCAAAAATCACACCGGTGCTGAAAGCGTGAACGCCGCCGACCCGCAGTCCACTGTGCAACCCCTGCCGGAAACTCCCGCTGAAGACAAAAAAACTGATGCCAATCGCAACGAAGAGTGA
- a CDS encoding hybrid sensor histidine kinase/response regulator: MGTDERIRDMHILLVDDSTYNLALFETMLMDDGYTRISTALNATSAYDLLARHDDIALVVLDIIMPDIDGLEACRYIKSQAPLQDIPILIATAKTDLETLQSAFDLGASDYVRKPLVNSIELLARVRNLLNTQLELQLRRQGEEQLRKLNQELEERVQAEVEKNRQKDQVMLHQARLAEMGEMIGYIAHQWRQPLNVVGLLCQEHYDHYCNGELSRDIMESGTTKILDQLEFMSQTIDDFRDFFRPDKSKSRFSIRHAIETTLSLVGAAMEKNNIRVQVQCDATPEVEGYPKEYAQVLLNIINNARDAIIDNRVADPRIHIRVYTDHGKAVVSIHDNGGGIPDEIIEKMYYPYFSTKQEGHGTGLGLYMSKMIIERNMGGKIWARNRDGGAEFFVEMP; this comes from the coding sequence ATGGGAACTGATGAGCGCATACGCGACATGCACATCCTGCTGGTAGATGATTCCACCTACAATCTGGCCCTCTTCGAAACCATGCTGATGGACGACGGCTACACCCGCATTTCCACGGCGCTCAATGCGACCAGCGCCTATGATCTCCTGGCAAGGCACGACGACATCGCCCTGGTGGTTCTGGACATCATCATGCCCGATATCGATGGACTGGAAGCCTGCCGTTATATCAAATCCCAGGCGCCACTCCAGGACATCCCCATACTGATAGCCACCGCCAAGACGGATCTTGAGACCCTGCAGTCGGCCTTTGACCTTGGCGCCAGTGACTATGTGCGCAAACCCCTGGTCAACAGCATTGAATTGCTGGCCCGCGTGCGTAACCTGCTCAACACCCAGCTGGAGCTCCAGCTGCGCCGACAGGGGGAGGAGCAGCTGCGAAAGCTGAATCAGGAGCTGGAAGAGCGGGTTCAGGCCGAGGTGGAAAAGAATCGTCAGAAGGATCAGGTCATGCTTCACCAGGCCCGGCTGGCAGAAATGGGCGAGATGATCGGTTACATTGCTCACCAGTGGCGGCAGCCCCTGAATGTGGTGGGACTGCTGTGCCAGGAGCACTACGATCACTACTGCAATGGTGAACTCTCCCGGGATATTATGGAAAGTGGAACCACAAAAATACTCGATCAGCTGGAATTCATGTCCCAGACCATCGACGACTTCCGTGACTTCTTCCGTCCCGACAAGTCCAAATCCCGCTTTTCCATTCGGCACGCCATTGAAACCACCCTGTCACTGGTAGGTGCCGCCATGGAAAAAAACAATATCCGGGTGCAGGTACAGTGCGACGCCACCCCCGAGGTGGAAGGCTATCCAAAAGAGTACGCCCAGGTGCTCCTCAATATCATCAACAATGCCCGCGATGCCATCATTGACAACAGGGTCGCCGACCCACGGATTCACATCCGCGTCTACACTGACCATGGCAAAGCGGTCGTGTCCATCCACGACAATGGCGGCGGCATTCCGGACGAGATCATCGAAAAGATGTACTACCCCTATTTCTCCACCAAGCAGGAAGGGCATGGCACCGGCCTTGGCCTCTACATGTCCAAGATGATTATTGAACGCAATATGGGTGGAAAAATCTGGGCCCGCAATCGCGATGGCGGTGCCGAGTTTTTCGTGGAAATGCCATAA
- a CDS encoding MATE family efflux transporter, translated as MVVFRGDDVNDGSPVTAMVFFHRYCTELRYLTRLSLPLILAQVAHMAMGFVDTVMAGRVSPADLAAVAIGSSIWFPVFLFAGGVLMAVTPIVAQHFGAGNVSAIPSALRQGLWIALLLGIGGFFLLRHVEWILDLLELEEDVQRLAVGYLNAIAWGLPALALYQALRSFSEGVSITRPIMVIGFIGLAFNVPANYILIYGKLGFPAMGGVGCGWASALVMWVMLATMTWFVWRSRGYRFLPSLLLWEYPNLRSLWRIILLGFPIGMSIFIETSMFAVIALLVASLGAEVVAGHQIALNFTSLLFMVPLSISMAITIRVGQALGARQGQAARFSAFAGVLTTLVTALLFSTMIMLFSPQIAALYSPDPRVQSIAVSLLFFAALFQISDAVQVSAAGGLRGYKDTRVPMVITFIAFWVIGLPLGVLLGISSWAGIHMGAQGFWTGLVAGLSCAALLQGWRLWSVGRRNLSL; from the coding sequence ATGGTAGTGTTCCGCGGGGATGATGTCAACGACGGGAGCCCTGTCACCGCCATGGTCTTTTTCCACCGCTACTGTACTGAACTCAGATATCTGACACGCCTGAGCCTTCCCCTCATTCTGGCCCAGGTGGCCCATATGGCCATGGGCTTTGTGGATACCGTCATGGCGGGGCGAGTCAGCCCGGCCGACCTGGCGGCGGTAGCCATTGGCAGCAGCATCTGGTTCCCCGTCTTTCTCTTTGCCGGAGGGGTACTGATGGCCGTCACCCCTATTGTCGCCCAGCACTTCGGGGCAGGAAACGTTTCCGCTATTCCCTCAGCCCTGCGTCAGGGCTTGTGGATCGCTCTGCTGCTTGGCATCGGCGGCTTCTTCCTGCTGCGCCATGTGGAGTGGATTCTCGACCTGCTGGAACTTGAAGAGGATGTCCAGCGCCTGGCGGTAGGTTATCTGAATGCCATTGCCTGGGGTCTGCCGGCGCTGGCACTCTACCAGGCACTGCGTTCCTTCAGCGAGGGAGTCTCCATAACACGTCCCATCATGGTCATCGGATTCATCGGCTTGGCCTTCAATGTCCCGGCAAACTATATTTTGATTTACGGCAAACTGGGTTTCCCTGCCATGGGTGGCGTCGGGTGTGGCTGGGCCAGCGCCCTGGTCATGTGGGTCATGCTTGCCACCATGACCTGGTTCGTCTGGCGAAGCCGCGGGTACCGTTTTCTTCCGTCACTTCTGCTCTGGGAGTACCCCAACCTCCGTTCACTGTGGAGAATCATCCTGCTGGGCTTTCCCATCGGCATGTCCATTTTCATTGAAACCAGCATGTTCGCCGTCATTGCGCTGCTGGTGGCCTCCCTGGGCGCCGAAGTGGTGGCGGGACATCAGATCGCCCTGAACTTCACTTCTTTGCTCTTTATGGTGCCCCTGAGTATTTCCATGGCCATCACCATACGGGTCGGCCAGGCACTTGGGGCACGGCAGGGACAGGCTGCCCGCTTCAGCGCCTTTGCCGGCGTGCTGACGACCCTGGTCACGGCGCTGCTCTTCTCCACGATGATCATGCTCTTTTCACCCCAGATAGCGGCCCTCTACTCGCCCGATCCCCGGGTACAGAGCATAGCCGTCAGCCTGCTGTTTTTCGCGGCCCTCTTTCAGATATCAGACGCCGTCCAGGTCAGCGCGGCCGGCGGCCTCAGGGGCTACAAGGATACCCGCGTCCCCATGGTGATCACCTTTATCGCCTTCTGGGTCATCGGACTCCCCCTTGGCGTTCTGCTGGGCATATCGTCATGGGCCGGAATTCACATGGGCGCCCAGGGCTTCTGGACAGGCCTGGTGGCGGGCTTGAGTTGTGCCGCCCTGCTGCAGGGGTGGCGCCTGTGGTCCGTAGGCCGCCGCAACCTCTCCCTCTGA
- a CDS encoding bile acid:sodium symporter, whose protein sequence is MSRLILEKFQILFYLSAIALGLGIGSLAHTTPQVLDTLLWPLLGLLLYSTFTQVPLEGLWKQGLADQRFLWAAVTGNFLLLPLLVLLMTSLLPDSPGLRLGVLLVLLVPCTDWFITFTQLGGGDTRRAIAFAPVSLLLQMLCLPAYLWFFSGESAMLASTGHNMLLAFGGLILLPLALAYLTRKNAHQSRKRQTLLEGLGWLPVPLLSIVVCLIAITQVHVVLEAGALLLPAALAFIAFLVVAALAARLMAHCFRLPVQQGRVLAFSYGTRNSFVVLPLALALPQGYELAVSIVVLQSLIELFGMVLYLWWVPTRLFPPGPQKAHPGGE, encoded by the coding sequence ATGTCACGATTGATACTGGAGAAGTTCCAGATTCTGTTTTACCTGTCTGCCATCGCCCTGGGCCTCGGCATCGGCTCGCTGGCGCACACGACACCCCAGGTGCTTGACACCCTTCTGTGGCCACTGCTTGGCCTTCTGCTCTACAGCACTTTCACCCAGGTCCCCCTTGAGGGGCTCTGGAAGCAGGGGCTGGCTGACCAACGCTTTCTCTGGGCCGCCGTAACCGGAAACTTTCTCCTTCTGCCCCTGCTGGTGCTGCTCATGACATCCCTGCTGCCGGACTCTCCTGGACTGCGCCTGGGCGTCCTGCTGGTGCTGCTGGTGCCCTGCACCGACTGGTTTATCACCTTTACTCAGCTTGGCGGAGGCGACACCAGACGCGCCATTGCCTTTGCGCCGGTGAGCCTGCTGCTGCAGATGCTCTGCCTGCCCGCCTACCTCTGGTTCTTTTCCGGGGAGAGCGCCATGCTCGCCAGTACCGGCCACAATATGCTGCTCGCCTTCGGCGGGCTGATCCTCCTGCCCCTGGCGCTGGCATACCTGACGCGCAAAAACGCCCACCAGAGCCGCAAGCGCCAGACACTCCTGGAAGGGCTCGGATGGCTGCCGGTACCCCTGCTCAGCATTGTGGTCTGTCTGATCGCCATCACCCAGGTGCATGTGGTTCTGGAGGCCGGAGCGCTACTGCTGCCAGCGGCCCTGGCCTTCATCGCCTTCCTGGTGGTGGCTGCACTGGCGGCGCGCCTGATGGCGCACTGCTTTCGCCTGCCCGTGCAGCAGGGCCGAGTGCTGGCCTTCAGCTACGGCACCCGCAATTCCTTTGTGGTGCTGCCCCTGGCACTGGCCTTACCCCAGGGCTATGAACTGGCGGTCAGTATTGTCGTCCTGCAGTCGCTCATTGAGCTCTTCGGGATGGTTCTCTACCTCTGGTGGGTTCCCACCAGACTCTTTCCCCCAGGACCACAGAAAGCCCACCCCGGGGGAGAGTAA
- the mnmE gene encoding tRNA uridine-5-carboxymethylaminomethyl(34) synthesis GTPase MnmE, which translates to MICQETITAVATAPGEGAVGIVRVSGPAAPTLFQQFFRSRNLQPVQQPKPRHLYFGLFLDEGGHPLDQVLAVHMPGPHSFTGEDVVEFHCHGGSTIISRILELCSTRCRLAQPGEFSRRAFLNGKLDLTQAEAIIDVIRSKTPEAARIASDVMQGRLRDTLQELRGELIAIQGNLEATMEFSDEDIAPASTTALAQRLTGVRQQLETLLAHSRTGMLMRDGAAVAIVGKPNVGKSSLLNALSRSERSIVTAIPGTTRDIVEQYISVHGLPIRLLDTAGIRQSQDAVEQIGIERTRSAIQQADIILWLLDTSRPADEEDHEIARLVQGKPCLVLLNKSDLPRAMDESILHAMDHDTILTTSLQTGDGLEKLMDTLFRKLSGAHHESHSNPLLSRARQRESMANALESLGHAQDTLIRGLGYELVSMDIQHAFSYLGEILGEVVTDDILDTIFSEFCIGK; encoded by the coding sequence GTGATCTGTCAGGAAACCATAACGGCCGTGGCTACGGCACCCGGTGAGGGTGCCGTAGGCATTGTCCGGGTCAGCGGCCCTGCTGCCCCGACCCTCTTTCAGCAATTCTTTCGTTCCAGAAACCTGCAGCCAGTTCAACAGCCCAAACCACGCCACCTGTACTTCGGTCTGTTTCTCGATGAGGGTGGACACCCCCTAGACCAGGTGCTGGCAGTGCATATGCCCGGCCCCCACTCCTTTACCGGAGAGGATGTGGTGGAGTTCCACTGCCATGGAGGCAGCACCATTATCAGCCGCATCCTGGAGCTGTGCAGCACCCGCTGTCGCCTGGCCCAGCCCGGTGAATTTTCCCGGCGCGCCTTTCTCAACGGAAAACTCGACCTCACCCAGGCTGAAGCCATCATCGATGTCATCCGCTCCAAAACCCCCGAAGCCGCCCGCATCGCCAGCGATGTCATGCAGGGGAGACTGCGCGACACCCTCCAGGAACTTCGTGGGGAGCTGATTGCCATTCAGGGCAACCTGGAAGCCACCATGGAGTTCAGCGATGAGGACATCGCCCCCGCCAGCACAACGGCGCTGGCGCAGCGTTTGACCGGCGTCCGGCAGCAGCTGGAAACCCTGCTCGCCCACTCCCGTACGGGCATGCTCATGCGTGATGGCGCCGCCGTCGCCATCGTCGGCAAGCCCAATGTCGGCAAGTCGAGCCTGCTCAACGCCCTGAGCCGCAGTGAACGCTCCATCGTCACCGCCATCCCCGGCACCACACGCGATATTGTCGAACAGTATATCAGTGTCCACGGCCTGCCCATTCGTCTGCTGGACACCGCGGGCATTCGCCAGTCCCAGGATGCCGTGGAGCAGATCGGCATCGAACGCACCCGCAGCGCTATCCAGCAGGCGGATATTATCCTGTGGCTGCTGGACACCTCCAGGCCCGCCGATGAGGAAGACCATGAAATCGCCCGTCTCGTCCAGGGCAAACCCTGCCTGGTGCTCCTCAACAAGTCGGATCTGCCCCGCGCCATGGATGAAAGCATCCTCCACGCCATGGACCACGACACCATTCTCACCACCAGTCTGCAGACGGGAGACGGACTGGAAAAGCTCATGGATACGCTCTTCCGGAAGCTCAGCGGTGCGCATCACGAAAGCCACAGCAACCCGCTGCTCAGTCGCGCCCGGCAACGCGAAAGCATGGCAAATGCTCTTGAATCCCTGGGCCATGCCCAGGACACTTTGATCCGGGGGCTCGGCTACGAGCTGGTCAGCATGGATATCCAGCACGCCTTCAGCTATCTGGGGGAAATTCTTGGGGAAGTGGTCACCGACGATATCCTTGACACCATCTTCAGTGAGTTCTGTATCGGCAAGTAG